One genomic window of Bacteroidales bacterium includes the following:
- a CDS encoding AI-2E family transporter, translating to MRNKLSFSLQEVFFFLILIALSVAFYNIFLPFIGDSFLALILVILFKRPFRWFRKKFNGNTKKAAGLTTIMVFFTIVIPLMFIGFIVANEAGENYTKIKNQWPAIKEQLTEETIKARFADVPLLGEHINKMKFSDFEDKLDELVSTATEWAVVILEKTFTGLTYTLIHVFILLFLLYFMFADGDKLLERLQYLIPLKDEDEKELMDNIEKVTDAIVINSFMLGIIEGTYGGILFALLGIPSPVFWGIIMAGLSIIPLVGTNSIMVPAFLIHLLLGDYTTAFILLGAGTGVILINQNLVRPRLDANRSGMHTAIALIASLGGLLWLGVIGFLAGPLLTGLFILIWDQYGKKYKDNLEEMNKGTEEKSPTS from the coding sequence ATGCGAAATAAACTAAGTTTTTCTCTTCAAGAAGTATTCTTTTTTTTAATTCTGATAGCACTTTCTGTTGCCTTTTATAACATATTTTTACCTTTTATCGGAGACAGCTTTTTAGCTTTGATTTTGGTAATTCTTTTTAAAAGACCATTTCGTTGGTTCAGAAAAAAATTTAACGGAAATACTAAAAAAGCAGCGGGATTAACCACAATTATGGTTTTTTTCACAATTGTAATTCCGCTTATGTTTATAGGTTTTATTGTTGCAAACGAAGCCGGAGAAAACTACACCAAAATAAAAAACCAATGGCCGGCTATAAAAGAACAGCTTACGGAAGAAACTATTAAAGCCCGATTTGCAGATGTTCCGCTTCTCGGAGAACATATTAATAAAATGAAGTTCTCAGATTTTGAGGATAAACTTGATGAGCTTGTTTCAACAGCAACAGAATGGGCTGTTGTAATTCTTGAAAAAACATTTACCGGATTAACATACACACTTATTCATGTGTTTATTTTACTGTTTTTGCTGTATTTTATGTTTGCCGACGGAGATAAGTTGTTGGAACGGCTTCAATATTTAATTCCCCTAAAAGATGAAGACGAAAAAGAACTAATGGATAACATAGAAAAAGTTACGGATGCAATTGTTATAAACTCTTTTATGCTCGGTATTATTGAAGGAACATACGGCGGTATTTTATTTGCCCTGCTGGGAATTCCGTCTCCTGTTTTTTGGGGGATAATTATGGCAGGCTTATCAATAATTCCTCTTGTAGGAACAAACAGCATTATGGTGCCGGCATTTTTAATTCACTTATTGTTAGGAGATTACACAACGGCATTTATTTTGCTCGGTGCCGGAACCGGTGTTATTTTAATTAATCAGAATCTTGTTCGCCCCAGGCTTGATGCAAACAGAAGCGGAATGCACACAGCTATTGCTCTTATTGCAAGTTTGGGCGGTTTGTTATGGCTGGGTGTTATCGGTTTTCTTGCCGGACCTTTACTTACGGGTTTGTTTATACTGATTTGGGATCAATACGGAAAAAAATATAAAGATAATTTAGAAGAAATGAATAAGGGTACAGAAGAAAAAAGCCCTACTTCGTAA
- a CDS encoding DUF6263 family protein, whose product MKQFFLTFLLFAYIAGVSQNKTELRLKLKKGDAFIVENKIESLTEQIIMGQKEIIKKKDFITYLFFVNANPNDSTYHIKVTYKRIRTEIENQDNVSVFDSDSIVEDSPLSYYLSTIINKSFYVEINARGEILKIDSLNNVFKLDSVNELDESSKTMLKKRFGEEMIKRISPVSKFPIKSVQEKESWKTSDTIKVNILKVYNTICTLKEITNDTYTINHTSNIFTDKNDGLNTNGIFLNYDMEGKSAGTYTLFKNSCMVKESYATQHIKGTAGMKYSESSESAFTWPIEITNIISVKTYKIEK is encoded by the coding sequence CAAAACAAAACAGAATTGCGACTTAAGCTTAAAAAAGGTGACGCATTTATTGTTGAAAATAAAATTGAATCTCTTACCGAGCAGATTATTATGGGGCAAAAAGAGATAATTAAAAAGAAAGATTTTATCACGTATTTATTTTTTGTAAATGCCAACCCCAATGACAGCACCTACCACATTAAAGTTACATACAAAAGAATCCGAACCGAAATTGAAAACCAAGATAATGTTTCTGTATTTGATTCCGACAGTATTGTTGAAGATTCTCCGCTAAGCTATTATTTGTCAACAATAATCAATAAAAGTTTTTATGTTGAAATAAACGCAAGAGGCGAAATATTGAAAATTGACAGCTTAAATAATGTTTTTAAACTTGATTCGGTTAACGAACTCGATGAAAGTTCAAAAACAATGCTTAAAAAACGGTTCGGAGAAGAAATGATAAAAAGAATATCTCCGGTTTCAAAATTTCCGATAAAAAGCGTACAAGAAAAAGAAAGCTGGAAAACAAGTGATACAATAAAGGTTAATATCTTGAAAGTTTATAATACAATCTGCACACTTAAAGAAATAACGAATGATACATATACCATAAACCACACATCAAATATATTTACCGATAAAAATGACGGTTTAAACACCAACGGCATCTTTCTTAATTATGATATGGAGGGAAAATCAGCCGGAACATACACTTTGTTTAAAAATTCATGCATGGTAAAAGAATCGTATGCAACACAACACATAAAAGGAACTGCAGGAATGAAGTATTCTGAAAGTTCCGAATCCGCTTTTACTTGGCCTATTGAAATAACAAATATAATTTCTGTTAAAACATATAAAATTGAGAAATAA